In a single window of the Bactrocera dorsalis isolate Fly_Bdor chromosome 2, ASM2337382v1, whole genome shotgun sequence genome:
- the LOC105221935 gene encoding uncharacterized protein LOC105221935 — protein MLPQRTMEYLIYLGFFILLLRFSDADAATVRTFEEPASENSLKAPPASHSSPTETTGTSNSNSKRDVMKRAFEECKTQLSWMCLKIEFVKIMERLMERDELKLVPGVSVVRNANATEVKSNDLIAEVARSYPNDPNSRLNGYIVNKLSSFLQTHYLRFKLIDSETMAEARSAVETGRKGKFGKKGGMEALIAAGLMMKGTLMAIGMGAVALMAGKALMTALMALTLSSVLGLKSLASGGGKSTTYEIVSKPVYTSSHSHSYDEGHSSGHGHMGGGHSGSGYGGYARSLNLESPNELQ, from the exons ATGCTGCCACAAAGAACTATGGAATACTTAATTTATTTGGGATTCTTCATTCTGCTGTTGAGATTTTCCGATGCAGATGCCGCTACTGTACGCACTTTCGAAGAGCCTGCCAGCGAGAATAGTCTAAAGGCGCCGCCCGCCTCACATTCCAGCCCGACCGAGACCACAGGCACgagcaacagcaatagcaaacGTGACGTAATGAAACGCGCATTTGAAGAGTGTAAAACACAGCTGAGCTGGATGTgcttgaaaattgaatttgtgaaAATTATGGAGCGTTTGATGGAAAGGGACGAGCTGAAATTAGTGCCTGGCGTGAGTGTAGTGAGAAATGCCAATGCCACAGAGGTGAAGAGCAACGACTTAATAGCAG AAGTTGCACGAAGCTACCCGAATGACCCTAACTCACGCCTCAATGGATACATTGTGAACAAATTGAGTAGTTTCCTGCAAACACACTACCTCCGTTTCAAATTGATCGACAGCGAAACAATGGCGGAAGCCCGTTCAGCTGTGGAGACAGGACGTAAaggaaaatttggcaaaaaaggTGGTATGGAGGCGCTCATCGCCGCTGGTCTAATGATGAAGG GAACTCTCATGGCCATTGGTATGGGTGCTGTGGCGTTAATGGCTGGCAAAGCACTCATGACGGCACTAATGGCCTTAACACTATCCAGCGTATTGGGTTTGAAGAGTTTGGCCTCCGGCGGTGGAAAGTCCACAACATACGAAATTGTTTCCAAACCTGTATATACTTCAAGCCATTCGCACTCCTATGATGAAGGACACAGCAGCGGACACGGACATATGGGAGGTGGCCACAGCGGTAGCGGTTATGGGGGTTACGCGCGAAGCCTAAATTTAGAGTCACCGAATGAGCTGCAGTGA